The following are encoded together in the Raineyella sp. LH-20 genome:
- a CDS encoding GNAT family N-acetyltransferase: protein MSAPVRPSTTFGVRTLGADDLPAALGLLRRDPVDNVYVGSRIRTGGLDRVTLGCPVWGFEEGGQLRAMLHAGSNMVPVHADARACAAFAAFAGYQRTASSIIGPAPAALALYEQLSRRWGSTWADARDVRARQPVMLSDDDPPIAVDPRVQQVSLDLWQPYADAAVAMYTEEVGQEPSVGGSDVSYRIYIRSLIQQGRSYAIVEDGRILFKADIGSATSSVCQVQGVWVAPDRRGQGIAAPAMAAVIRHARQRWPLVTLYVNDFNTPALATYRRAGMRQVGEFATVLY from the coding sequence ATGTCGGCACCGGTACGACCCTCCACCACCTTCGGCGTACGGACGCTGGGTGCGGACGACCTGCCGGCCGCACTCGGCCTGCTGCGCCGCGATCCGGTGGACAACGTGTACGTGGGCTCCCGGATCCGGACCGGCGGACTGGATCGGGTGACCCTCGGCTGCCCGGTCTGGGGATTCGAGGAGGGCGGGCAGCTGCGGGCCATGCTGCACGCCGGATCCAACATGGTGCCGGTGCACGCCGACGCCCGGGCGTGCGCGGCCTTCGCAGCGTTCGCCGGCTACCAGCGGACCGCGTCGTCGATCATCGGACCGGCCCCGGCGGCCCTCGCCCTCTACGAGCAACTGTCGCGACGGTGGGGGTCCACCTGGGCCGACGCCCGCGACGTCCGGGCCCGCCAGCCGGTGATGCTGAGCGACGACGACCCGCCCATCGCCGTCGATCCCCGGGTGCAGCAGGTCTCCCTGGACCTGTGGCAGCCGTACGCGGACGCGGCGGTGGCGATGTACACCGAGGAGGTCGGCCAGGAGCCGTCGGTCGGCGGCTCGGACGTCTCCTACCGGATCTACATCCGCTCGCTGATCCAGCAGGGCCGGTCGTACGCCATCGTCGAGGACGGCCGGATCCTCTTCAAGGCCGACATCGGCTCGGCCACCTCCAGCGTCTGCCAGGTGCAGGGCGTCTGGGTCGCGCCGGACCGGCGTGGCCAGGGCATCGCCGCTCCGGCGATGGCGGCGGTGATCCGCCACGCCCGGCAGCGCTGGCCGCTGGTGACGCTCTACGTGAACGACTTCAACACGCCGGCGCTGGCGACCTATCGACGGGCCGGAATGCGGCAGGTGGGGGAGTTCGCCACCGTTCTGTACTGA
- the ispG gene encoding flavodoxin-dependent (E)-4-hydroxy-3-methylbut-2-enyl-diphosphate synthase, which produces MATSLGMPAPAPIQLAPRHVTRKLRVGTVEVGGDAPVSVQSMTTTKTTDINGTLQQIAELTAAGCDIVRVAVPSQDDADALPIIAKKSKIPVVADIHFQPRYVFQAIEAGCAAVRVNPGNIKQFDNKIAEIAKAATDAQVPLRIGVNAGSLDKRIMEQYGSATPEALVASAMQEARLFEEVGFRDFAISVKHHDPVVMIRAYQLLAEACDYPLHLGVTEAGPAFQGTIKSSVAFGALLAQGIGDTIRVSLSAPPVEEVKVGVKILESLGMRPRHLEIVSCPSCGRAQVDVYTLADEVTKGLEGMTVPLRVAVMGCVVNGPGEAREADLGVASGNGKGQIFVRGQVVKTVPEDQIVETLIEEANRLAETAESASDADQPVGSPVVSVG; this is translated from the coding sequence ATGGCAACAAGTCTCGGAATGCCCGCTCCCGCCCCGATCCAGCTCGCTCCGCGCCATGTCACGCGCAAGCTCCGGGTCGGCACGGTCGAGGTCGGTGGCGACGCCCCCGTCTCGGTGCAGTCCATGACCACCACGAAGACCACCGACATCAACGGGACCCTCCAGCAGATCGCCGAGCTGACCGCGGCCGGATGCGACATCGTACGTGTCGCGGTCCCCAGCCAGGACGACGCCGACGCGTTGCCGATCATCGCCAAGAAGTCGAAGATCCCGGTCGTCGCCGACATCCACTTCCAGCCACGGTACGTGTTCCAGGCGATCGAGGCCGGCTGCGCCGCCGTGCGGGTCAACCCAGGCAACATCAAGCAGTTCGACAACAAGATCGCCGAGATCGCCAAGGCCGCGACCGATGCCCAGGTGCCGTTGCGGATCGGCGTCAACGCCGGCTCCCTGGACAAGCGGATCATGGAGCAGTACGGCTCGGCCACACCGGAGGCCCTCGTCGCCTCGGCGATGCAGGAGGCCCGACTGTTCGAGGAGGTCGGCTTCCGTGACTTCGCGATCTCGGTGAAGCACCACGACCCGGTGGTGATGATCCGCGCCTACCAGCTGCTCGCCGAGGCCTGTGACTACCCGCTGCACCTCGGCGTCACCGAGGCCGGCCCGGCGTTCCAGGGCACGATCAAGTCCTCTGTCGCCTTCGGCGCACTCCTCGCCCAGGGCATCGGCGACACCATCCGGGTGTCGCTGTCCGCGCCGCCGGTCGAGGAGGTCAAGGTCGGGGTGAAGATCCTCGAGTCGCTCGGCATGCGGCCGCGCCACCTCGAGATCGTCTCCTGCCCGTCCTGCGGTCGTGCCCAGGTGGACGTCTACACCCTCGCCGACGAGGTCACCAAGGGCCTGGAGGGGATGACCGTCCCGCTGCGCGTCGCCGTGATGGGCTGCGTCGTGAACGGCCCCGGTGAGGCCCGCGAGGCCGACCTGGGCGTCGCCTCCGGCAACGGCAAGGGCCAGATCTTCGTCCGCGGCCAGGTCGTCAAGACGGTCCCCGAGGACCAGATCGTGGAGACCCTGATCGAGGAGGCCAACCGGCTCGCCGAGACCGCCGAGTCGGCATCCGATGCCGACCAGCCGGTGGGATCCCCGGTCGTCAGCGTCGGCTGA
- a CDS encoding ExeM/NucH family extracellular endonuclease, translated as MSSRPRVAAAGLAAVLGGMAVLAPLASVPARAASDHVLINEVYGGGGNSGATYTNDFVELYNPTTAPISLTGWTVNYYSAAGNLGNSCALSGTVAPATYYLVQEAKGSGGTTPLPTPNATCAAAMSATAGSVALLDASGATVDLIGFGATATKREGAPAPGLSNTTSASRTNFADTDDNAADFTVGAPSPQSQAIGGTEPSPSPSPSPSPTTDPAPTTPIDRIQGTGNASPLTGQKVSTRGVVTAVYPTGGFNGFYLQTPGTGGTPKAAGQASDGVFVYGRANVTVGSCYAVAGTVTEYNGLTEIGGGLTVSPAADCAPVAVTELATVPVTDADKEAYEGMLVKPLGGYTITNNYQLNQYGQIGLAAGDAPLRTATDVVTPDKAAGYEAENLKKYITLDDGSSWDYMNNATAKNTPLPYLSQTEPMRTGSHVVFDKPVILDYRFQWNFQPTGQIVGPTDDQDPVVSQNDRETTAPAVGGDVRIATFNVLNYFTDLGEDEAGCQAYKDRNGTPVATNYCQVRGAYTQQAFDDQQAKIVNAINGLGADVVSLEEIENSARISYLPGQSRDTSLSILVDALNAAGGRWAYVPSPTVVPPTEDVIRTAFIYNPDRVQLNGASQILIDPAFANARQPLAQQFKMRNAGSPFVVVANHFKSKGSGEDDGTGQGLSNPSRVAQATALTDWVDQVFPDTSVFLAGDFNAYAKEDPIQVFAKAGYADLAAELDPTATSYQFSGRMGSLDHVLANGKAQKMVTGAQVWDINADEAIAMQYSRRRYNVTDFYTTDPVATSDHDPLVVGLTAKGAKG; from the coding sequence ATGTCCTCTCGCCCCCGCGTGGCCGCGGCCGGGCTGGCGGCGGTGCTCGGTGGAATGGCGGTCCTCGCCCCGCTGGCTTCCGTCCCCGCTCGTGCCGCCTCCGACCACGTCCTGATCAACGAGGTGTACGGCGGTGGTGGCAACAGCGGCGCCACCTACACCAACGACTTCGTCGAGCTCTACAACCCGACCACCGCCCCGATCTCGCTGACCGGCTGGACGGTGAACTACTACTCGGCCGCCGGCAACCTGGGCAACAGCTGTGCCCTGTCAGGCACCGTGGCACCGGCCACCTACTACCTGGTCCAGGAGGCCAAGGGGAGCGGCGGGACGACCCCGCTGCCGACGCCGAACGCGACCTGCGCCGCGGCGATGAGCGCCACCGCCGGATCCGTCGCGCTGCTCGACGCCTCCGGTGCGACGGTCGACCTGATCGGTTTCGGCGCCACCGCCACCAAGCGGGAGGGCGCGCCCGCCCCCGGCCTGAGCAACACCACCTCGGCCTCCCGGACGAACTTCGCCGACACCGACGACAACGCCGCCGACTTCACCGTCGGGGCCCCGTCGCCACAGAGCCAGGCGATCGGCGGCACCGAGCCCAGCCCCAGCCCGTCGCCCAGCCCGTCGCCCACCACCGACCCGGCCCCGACGACCCCGATCGACCGGATCCAGGGCACCGGCAACGCCTCGCCGCTCACCGGCCAGAAGGTCAGCACCCGGGGCGTGGTCACCGCGGTCTACCCGACCGGCGGCTTCAACGGCTTCTACCTGCAGACGCCGGGCACCGGCGGCACCCCGAAGGCCGCCGGTCAGGCCTCCGACGGCGTCTTCGTGTACGGCCGCGCCAACGTCACGGTCGGATCCTGCTACGCCGTCGCCGGCACGGTGACCGAGTACAACGGGCTGACCGAGATCGGCGGCGGCCTCACGGTCTCCCCGGCCGCCGACTGCGCCCCGGTCGCGGTGACCGAACTGGCCACCGTGCCGGTGACCGATGCCGACAAGGAGGCGTACGAGGGCATGCTGGTCAAGCCGCTCGGCGGCTACACCATCACGAACAACTACCAGCTGAACCAGTACGGCCAGATCGGCCTGGCGGCCGGCGACGCCCCGCTGCGTACGGCCACCGATGTGGTCACCCCCGACAAGGCGGCCGGGTACGAGGCGGAGAACCTGAAGAAGTACATCACCCTCGACGACGGTTCCAGCTGGGACTACATGAACAACGCGACGGCGAAGAACACCCCGCTGCCGTACCTGTCGCAGACCGAGCCGATGCGGACCGGCTCCCACGTGGTGTTCGACAAGCCAGTCATCCTCGACTACCGGTTCCAGTGGAACTTCCAGCCGACCGGCCAGATCGTCGGCCCGACCGACGACCAGGATCCGGTGGTGTCGCAGAACGACCGCGAGACGACCGCCCCGGCCGTCGGCGGCGACGTACGGATCGCCACCTTCAACGTGCTGAACTACTTCACCGACCTGGGTGAGGACGAGGCCGGCTGCCAGGCGTACAAGGACCGCAACGGCACCCCGGTCGCGACCAACTACTGCCAGGTGCGCGGGGCCTACACCCAGCAGGCCTTCGACGACCAGCAGGCCAAGATCGTCAACGCGATCAACGGCCTCGGCGCCGACGTGGTGTCGCTGGAGGAGATCGAGAACTCCGCCCGGATCAGCTACCTGCCGGGCCAGAGCCGTGACACGTCGCTGTCGATCCTGGTCGACGCGCTGAACGCCGCCGGTGGCAGGTGGGCGTACGTCCCCTCGCCGACCGTCGTGCCGCCGACCGAGGACGTCATCCGCACCGCGTTCATCTACAACCCGGACCGGGTGCAGCTGAACGGCGCCTCGCAGATCCTGATCGATCCGGCGTTCGCCAACGCCCGCCAGCCGCTGGCCCAGCAGTTCAAGATGCGCAATGCCGGCTCGCCGTTCGTCGTGGTGGCCAACCACTTCAAGTCGAAGGGTTCCGGCGAGGACGACGGCACCGGCCAGGGCCTGTCCAACCCGTCGCGAGTGGCCCAGGCGACCGCGCTGACCGATTGGGTCGACCAGGTGTTCCCGGACACGTCGGTGTTCCTGGCGGGCGACTTCAACGCGTACGCCAAGGAGGATCCGATCCAGGTCTTCGCGAAGGCCGGCTACGCCGATCTCGCCGCTGAGTTGGACCCGACCGCGACGAGCTACCAGTTCTCCGGCCGGATGGGGTCGCTGGACCACGTCCTCGCGAACGGCAAGGCCCAGAAGATGGTCACCGGTGCCCAGGTGTGGGACATCAACGCCGACGAGGCGATCGCGATGCAGTACTCGCGTCGCCGCTACAACGTGACCGACTTCTACACCACCGATCCGGTCGCCACCTCCGACCATGACCCGCTGGTGGTGGGGCTGACCGCCAAGGGCGCCAAGGGCTGA
- a CDS encoding site-2 protease family protein translates to MQTVWYVLGALVFFALIMASIALHEIGHLIPAKLFKVKVTEYFVGFGKTLWKRRVGSTDYGVKALPLGGYVRLVGMYPPAPGENRVKASGSNFFQQIAEDARAYEWEEITPEDDGTLFYQKPVWQRLIIMAGGVAMNLLLAFLLFLGVTATVGIARPTLTVASVSECVVPASRTDQTCQPGDPRTPAAAMGVQAGDVIVSFNGRRLTDWDQFSTLIRDNLSAPATVVVERGGQTLTLPTVPTVTTGVPSRVDPGRNVEAGFLGVSPNTEVQRGGPVAVLKDMWTMTEQSAVALVGFPVKVWHTAVGLVTGQPRDIYGPVSVVGASRVAGEVVTTDRLSSTNKVAVVAQLLGSVNLFVALFNIVPLPPLDGGHVAGALWDGVRHLIARLRRRPTPAPFDTTRLLPVSWLVTAFVVVAGLVLVIADLVAPVRLF, encoded by the coding sequence ATGCAGACGGTGTGGTACGTGCTCGGGGCGTTGGTGTTCTTCGCCCTCATCATGGCGTCGATCGCGCTGCACGAGATCGGACACCTGATCCCCGCCAAGCTCTTCAAGGTCAAGGTGACCGAGTACTTCGTCGGCTTCGGCAAGACCTTGTGGAAGCGCCGGGTCGGCTCCACCGACTACGGCGTGAAGGCGCTGCCGCTCGGCGGTTACGTACGACTCGTCGGGATGTACCCGCCGGCGCCCGGTGAGAACCGGGTGAAGGCGAGCGGCAGCAACTTCTTCCAGCAGATCGCCGAGGATGCCCGGGCGTACGAGTGGGAGGAGATCACCCCGGAGGACGACGGCACCCTCTTCTACCAGAAGCCGGTGTGGCAGCGGCTGATCATCATGGCCGGCGGGGTGGCGATGAACCTGCTGCTGGCCTTCCTGCTCTTCCTCGGCGTCACCGCCACCGTCGGCATCGCCCGGCCCACCCTCACCGTGGCGTCGGTGTCGGAGTGCGTCGTCCCGGCCAGCCGCACCGACCAGACCTGTCAGCCTGGCGATCCCCGTACGCCGGCCGCCGCGATGGGAGTGCAGGCCGGTGACGTCATCGTCAGCTTCAACGGGCGCCGGCTCACCGACTGGGACCAGTTCTCCACCCTGATCCGTGACAACCTGTCCGCGCCCGCCACCGTCGTGGTCGAGCGCGGTGGGCAGACGCTGACCCTGCCGACCGTCCCGACTGTCACCACCGGTGTGCCCAGCAGGGTCGACCCGGGGCGCAATGTGGAGGCCGGCTTCCTCGGCGTCTCACCGAACACCGAGGTGCAGCGTGGCGGCCCGGTCGCCGTCCTGAAGGACATGTGGACGATGACCGAGCAGTCGGCGGTCGCCCTGGTCGGCTTCCCGGTGAAGGTCTGGCACACCGCCGTCGGCCTGGTCACCGGGCAGCCGCGTGACATCTACGGCCCGGTCAGCGTGGTCGGCGCGTCCCGGGTGGCGGGTGAGGTGGTCACCACCGACCGGCTCAGTTCCACCAACAAGGTGGCCGTGGTGGCGCAGTTGCTGGGATCGGTCAACCTTTTCGTCGCACTGTTCAACATCGTTCCGCTGCCACCGCTGGACGGCGGTCATGTCGCCGGGGCGCTGTGGGACGGCGTACGTCACCTGATCGCCCGGCTCCGCCGACGCCCCACCCCGGCACCGTTCGACACCACCAGGCTGCTGCCGGTGTCGTGGCTGGTGACCGCCTTCGTGGTGGTGGCCGGGCTGGTGCTGGTCATCGCCGACCTGGTGGCCCCGGTGCGGCTCTTCTGA
- the dxr gene encoding 1-deoxy-D-xylulose-5-phosphate reductoisomerase, with protein MRDVIILGSTGSIGTQALEVIASRRDRFRVVGLAAGGGSIATLAEQVLEFSPRTVALARPTAVQDLQLALYAAAQQRGWNRGDVRLPRIIAGPDAATELAAEAADVVLNGITGSVGLLPTLAALRAGTTLALANKESLVIGGRLVTEAAAPGQLVAVDSEHSAFAQCLRAGRTDEVDKLVLTASGGPFRGRTRAELTEVTPDQAMAHPTWQMGRVITINSATLVNKGLELIEAGLLYDMPLDRIQVVVHPQSFVHSAVQYVDGALIAQCSPPDMKLPIALGLTWPDRVAGAAAPVDWTAAAAWTFEPLDAEAFPAVELARRAGTLGGTAPAVFNAANEVCVDAFCEGRIGFLDIVDTIADVLTEHVSGGVSADAEDDSDAVGSRYVDDRGITVETVLAADAWARRAARARTRG; from the coding sequence GTGCGTGACGTGATCATTCTGGGCAGCACCGGCTCTATCGGCACCCAGGCGCTGGAGGTCATCGCCTCCCGCCGGGATCGGTTCCGGGTGGTGGGGCTGGCCGCCGGCGGCGGCAGCATCGCCACGTTGGCCGAGCAGGTGCTCGAGTTCTCCCCGCGGACCGTCGCCCTGGCCCGACCGACCGCCGTCCAGGACCTGCAGCTCGCCCTCTACGCCGCGGCGCAGCAGCGCGGGTGGAATCGCGGCGACGTACGCCTCCCGCGGATCATCGCCGGTCCCGACGCGGCGACCGAGCTGGCCGCCGAGGCCGCCGACGTCGTGCTCAACGGGATCACCGGCTCGGTCGGGCTGCTGCCCACCCTGGCCGCGCTGCGGGCCGGCACCACGCTGGCGCTGGCCAACAAGGAGTCGCTGGTGATCGGCGGTCGGTTGGTCACCGAGGCGGCGGCCCCCGGGCAGCTCGTCGCGGTGGACTCCGAGCACTCCGCCTTCGCCCAGTGCCTGCGCGCCGGACGCACCGACGAGGTCGACAAGCTTGTGCTCACCGCCTCCGGCGGTCCGTTCCGGGGCCGTACGCGGGCCGAGCTCACCGAGGTCACCCCGGACCAGGCGATGGCCCACCCGACCTGGCAGATGGGCCGGGTGATCACCATCAACTCCGCGACACTGGTCAACAAGGGACTGGAGCTGATCGAGGCGGGGCTGCTCTACGACATGCCGCTGGACCGGATCCAGGTCGTGGTGCACCCGCAGTCGTTCGTGCATTCCGCGGTGCAGTACGTCGACGGGGCGCTGATCGCGCAGTGCTCCCCGCCCGACATGAAGCTGCCGATCGCCCTCGGCCTCACCTGGCCCGACCGGGTGGCGGGTGCTGCGGCGCCGGTCGACTGGACCGCCGCGGCGGCCTGGACCTTCGAGCCGCTGGACGCCGAGGCCTTTCCTGCGGTTGAACTCGCCCGGCGGGCGGGCACACTGGGGGGGACCGCGCCGGCGGTGTTCAATGCGGCGAACGAGGTGTGCGTCGATGCGTTCTGCGAGGGACGGATCGGCTTCCTCGACATCGTGGACACCATCGCGGACGTGCTGACCGAGCACGTCTCGGGAGGTGTCTCGGCCGACGCCGAGGACGACTCCGACGCTGTCGGGTCACGGTACGTCGACGACCGGGGGATCACGGTGGAGACGGTGCTCGCCGCCGATGCGTGGGCCCGCCGGGCGGCACGCGCCCGCACCCGCGGGTGA
- a CDS encoding MFS transporter: MESTTSLRPRSIPDIPADPTKEARTAIWVAAIAGLSLLFDGFDLTVYGTVLPGLVKGGSDALGWWSSGLSGGQPIPPAIAGQIGSYALVGVMIGSLTAGAIGDRIGRKKLILVGIAWFSLGMFASAFATSIAFFGTLRLLTGLGLGVLLATAGATMAEFAPAGKRNFYNAIVYSGIPAGGVLAALLGLALLNQIGWRGLFMLGATPILFLFPMALTMLNESPRWLLSRGRVDEAVAISRRTGIPLTEHQQFGGVPVAEDLHLEQKTGFAGIFSRRYLVGTVFLGFMSFSGLLLTFGLNTWLPAIMGGHFQEAGMGADAAKRYGLIFLLLLNGGAVVGGLIASMVADKAGPQRVIITTFTLAALSLTLMTFGFPIGLLLASIAVAGVGILGTQVLIYGFTSNYYATHVRAAGVAWCSGFGRLGGILGPLIGGWLAAAGVAGDTAFYVFAGVALFGALMTVLVPRPAKGHSDREQLEAEQDVAGVAA, translated from the coding sequence ATGGAAAGTACGACCTCGCTCCGCCCGCGGAGCATCCCCGACATCCCGGCCGACCCGACGAAGGAGGCCCGGACAGCGATCTGGGTCGCCGCCATCGCGGGCCTGTCCCTGCTCTTCGACGGCTTCGACCTGACCGTCTACGGCACCGTCCTGCCCGGCCTGGTCAAAGGCGGCAGCGACGCCCTCGGCTGGTGGTCCAGCGGCCTCAGCGGCGGGCAGCCCATCCCGCCGGCCATCGCCGGCCAGATCGGCTCGTACGCCTTGGTGGGCGTGATGATCGGCTCGCTGACCGCCGGTGCGATCGGCGACCGGATCGGCCGGAAGAAGCTCATCCTGGTGGGCATCGCCTGGTTCTCGCTCGGGATGTTCGCCTCCGCCTTCGCCACGTCGATCGCCTTCTTCGGCACCCTGCGACTGCTCACCGGCCTCGGCCTCGGCGTCCTGCTCGCCACGGCCGGGGCGACGATGGCCGAGTTCGCCCCCGCGGGCAAACGGAACTTCTACAACGCGATCGTCTACTCCGGCATCCCCGCCGGCGGTGTGCTCGCCGCCCTGCTCGGCCTCGCCCTGCTCAACCAGATCGGCTGGCGGGGGCTCTTCATGCTCGGGGCCACCCCGATCCTGTTCCTCTTCCCGATGGCCCTGACGATGCTCAACGAGTCGCCGCGCTGGCTGCTCTCCCGCGGCAGGGTCGACGAGGCGGTCGCGATCTCCCGCCGCACCGGCATCCCGCTCACCGAACACCAGCAGTTCGGCGGCGTCCCGGTGGCGGAGGACCTGCATCTGGAACAGAAGACCGGCTTCGCCGGCATCTTCTCCCGTCGCTACCTGGTCGGCACCGTCTTCCTCGGCTTCATGAGCTTCTCCGGCCTGCTGCTCACCTTCGGGCTGAACACCTGGCTGCCGGCCATCATGGGCGGCCACTTCCAGGAGGCCGGGATGGGCGCCGACGCCGCCAAGCGGTACGGCCTGATCTTCCTGCTGCTGCTCAACGGCGGCGCGGTCGTCGGAGGCCTGATCGCGTCGATGGTCGCCGACAAGGCCGGCCCGCAGCGGGTGATCATCACCACCTTCACCCTGGCGGCGCTGTCGCTGACGCTGATGACCTTCGGCTTCCCGATCGGGCTGCTGCTGGCCTCCATCGCCGTCGCCGGCGTGGGCATCCTCGGCACCCAGGTGCTGATCTACGGCTTCACCTCGAACTACTACGCCACCCACGTACGGGCCGCGGGTGTCGCCTGGTGCTCCGGCTTCGGACGCCTCGGCGGCATCCTCGGCCCGCTGATCGGCGGCTGGCTCGCCGCCGCCGGCGTCGCCGGGGACACCGCGTTCTACGTGTTCGCCGGGGTGGCCCTCTTCGGCGCCCTGATGACCGTCCTGGTGCCACGGCCGGCCAAGGGGCACTCCGACCGCGAACAACTCGAGGCTGAGCAGGACGTCGCCGGCGTCGCTGCCTGA
- the ribD gene encoding bifunctional diaminohydroxyphosphoribosylaminopyrimidine deaminase/5-amino-6-(5-phosphoribosylamino)uracil reductase RibD has protein sequence MNRSDAVDGPAPYADEPAAAASRAAAPDVPDPTASYATERRVAADRVHLRRAIALALHSPLPDPNPRVGAVLVAPDGTVVGEGWHHGAGTPHAEIEALRAAGHAARGVTAYVSLEPCNHTGRTGPCAVALAEAGVARVVFAQPDPNPTAAGGGDTLRAAGVEVSGGLLADEAEAVNRVWTRAVRLGRPYVTWKVAATLDGRTAAADATSQWITSAAARADVHRLRAACDAILVGTGTALADDPRLTVRDVDGRLTGRQPLRVVLGDRPVPATAQLHSAEAETLFVPGHRPATALSQLHRAGIRHAWLEGGATLAAAFLRDGLVDEIVVYLAPTLLGAGRPMVGDLGIGTLADAIHLDLVDITPVGPDVRLILAPAGRKE, from the coding sequence ATGAACCGGTCGGATGCCGTCGACGGCCCGGCACCGTACGCCGATGAGCCGGCTGCCGCTGCGTCGCGAGCGGCCGCGCCCGACGTCCCGGACCCCACCGCGTCGTACGCCACGGAACGGCGCGTCGCCGCCGATCGTGTCCACCTGCGCCGGGCGATCGCCCTGGCGCTGCACTCCCCCCTCCCGGATCCCAATCCACGGGTCGGCGCGGTGCTGGTCGCCCCCGACGGCACCGTCGTCGGCGAGGGCTGGCACCACGGCGCCGGCACTCCGCACGCCGAGATCGAGGCTCTGCGGGCAGCGGGTCACGCCGCTCGCGGCGTGACGGCGTACGTCTCCCTGGAGCCCTGCAACCACACCGGCCGCACCGGCCCGTGTGCGGTGGCACTGGCCGAGGCCGGAGTGGCGCGGGTGGTGTTCGCCCAGCCGGACCCCAATCCGACCGCCGCCGGCGGCGGCGACACCCTGCGCGCGGCCGGGGTCGAGGTCAGCGGGGGCCTGCTCGCGGACGAGGCCGAGGCGGTGAACCGGGTCTGGACCCGGGCGGTGCGCCTCGGCCGGCCGTACGTCACCTGGAAGGTGGCCGCCACCCTGGACGGCCGGACCGCGGCGGCCGATGCCACCTCGCAGTGGATCACCTCCGCCGCCGCCCGCGCGGACGTGCACCGGCTCCGTGCCGCCTGCGACGCGATCCTGGTCGGCACCGGCACCGCGCTGGCCGACGATCCTCGGCTGACCGTCCGTGACGTCGACGGGCGACTGACCGGCCGCCAGCCGCTGCGGGTCGTCCTCGGCGACCGACCCGTGCCGGCGACGGCGCAGCTGCACTCGGCCGAGGCGGAGACACTCTTCGTCCCGGGCCACCGGCCGGCGACGGCGCTGTCCCAGCTGCACCGGGCCGGCATCCGGCACGCCTGGCTGGAGGGCGGCGCGACGCTCGCGGCGGCCTTCCTGCGCGACGGCCTGGTCGACGAGATCGTCGTCTACCTCGCCCCGACCCTGCTCGGCGCCGGCCGGCCGATGGTCGGCGACCTCGGCATCGGCACGCTCGCCGACGCCATCCACCTGGACCTGGTCGACATCACCCCCGTCGGCCCCGACGTACGACTGATCCTGGCCCCGGCCGGGAGGAAGGAATGA
- a CDS encoding riboflavin synthase — translation MFTGIVEEIGEVVDVRPGQDSAVLRIRGPRVVTDARHGDSICVNGVCLTVTDLDAETFSVDVMAETLDRSDLGALRPGAPVNLERAMSPGGRLGGHLVQGHVDGTGTVRSRTPGEAWEVVEIGLPAELSRYLVEKGSVTVNGVSLTVVGVRPDAFTVSLIPTTLTDTTLGRLPIGATVNLEVDVIGKYVATYLDRIGTGWAHQNGGDHE, via the coding sequence ATGTTCACCGGCATTGTCGAGGAGATCGGCGAAGTCGTCGACGTACGGCCCGGGCAGGACTCCGCCGTGCTGCGCATCCGCGGCCCGCGAGTGGTCACCGATGCCCGTCACGGCGACTCGATCTGCGTCAACGGCGTCTGTCTCACCGTCACCGACCTCGACGCGGAGACCTTCTCCGTCGACGTGATGGCCGAGACCCTCGACCGCTCCGACCTCGGAGCGCTGCGACCGGGCGCCCCGGTGAACCTGGAACGGGCGATGTCGCCGGGCGGCCGACTGGGCGGACACCTGGTGCAGGGCCACGTCGACGGCACCGGCACCGTACGCTCCCGCACACCCGGCGAGGCCTGGGAGGTCGTCGAGATCGGCCTGCCGGCCGAGCTGTCGCGCTACCTGGTCGAGAAGGGCTCGGTCACCGTGAACGGGGTGTCGCTCACCGTGGTCGGCGTACGCCCCGACGCGTTCACCGTGTCGCTGATCCCGACCACCCTCACCGACACGACGTTGGGCCGGCTGCCGATCGGCGCGACGGTCAACCTCGAGGTCGATGTCATCGGCAAGTACGTGGCGACCTACCTGGACCGGATCGGCACCGGGTGGGCGCACCAGAACGGAGGAGATCATGAGTGA